One Salvia miltiorrhiza cultivar Shanhuang (shh) chromosome 6, IMPLAD_Smil_shh, whole genome shotgun sequence genomic window, CCTTTGTTTTTATCAAAGTTGGATAGCAAGATGAACATCTTTCGACTTGCTAGTTTTGGGATATCTAATAAAACTGATCTTTTCTTGCAAAAAGTGTCTCTCTCGAGGTCAAAGGAGTTTTTCCTTATCAACATATTGAATATGTATGTTGCGAGAAAATGTATGTTGTGATAGTCCGCAAGTCTTGAGTTTACAATCTTAGTATCAGCATGGCAAGAGGATGGaatatattttgttatgttGCTTTGTATTTATTGTGAGTCCCTATTGTGCCAACCTTGTGTTGGTATATCTTTGAAACCCCTAGGAATTACTAGTTATAACAAAAAATGGaagttttagttttaattatgcTTGAAATTATCCTGTAATTGGCAGAGAATTGTCTGGGAGGTGGCAAACAATATGACATTTTCTAGGTTTGTGTTTGTGTCTTCTTtgataataaaatcattaatCCTTGGCTAGATTTTTGCGGTGTAGATTGTGAATGCTTGTGGTTGCCTTGACCATCATTCTATCAATCTAGTCCGACCTAGAAAATTGATTGTTAACTTTATGATGAGGACAAGATAACATTGATCTATTTGAGCTGAAGACCTTTAGGCATCTCCTGTGTACTATATTCCTCTAACTTCACAATCATTAACGAGTGTGAGTAGTTGCAAATGATGATTATGGCTACGGTGTACATTTcttattaattaaacttggTAGGTTGAAAATGATTAAGACAAGAAAGTCTGATTCATTGTTAACAGCTAATCAGTGGAAAATTGAAACTACATCTATGAGCAATATATATCTTTTAAACTCTGATTTGTTTGcagatttcaatattttaggTCTCTGGAAGAGTATCATCCTTTGAGTTAGCAAGGAGGAGTGGAATATCATCTCTGCAGATAGTAATTGATGCGATCCTTCATTCCCTTAAGCGCAGTCTAGATTTTCAACTGCAGGAGGAAGAAGCAGAGGTATGTCGCTATCTTATTTTGCTAGTGCTGCATTTCTTACCTTGGTAGCACTTAACAAATCATATGAAACATTCCTTGACAAGTTTAAAGAAAACTTCTTGCACCATAGAAGTGGGAGAAATATTCCTGATCTTTTACATGCTACATGGATTATTTTCTTGAGAGTTTCCTTGTCCTCAAGTAACTTGGGAGGCCAAGGATCGATGAAAATATGCAGCCACATCTGAAGTCATCTTCCTGAACTTAGATTTGCTCTATAAGGTCTCATCTTCCCGGAAATTGGTTTATGTTGTTGAGTAAATCAGTTACCAATTGAAGTTTAAATTTCAATGCTAAAAGTAAGTAGTGGATTTTTATTAATCTAGTCGATCTCGTAGAGCTTGATTGGCTATTTTATGCCAAATTCTTCATGAACAAACTAATTATACGTATGTTTCCTTTATCGATGCAACTTTAACTTGCTAGAATGTTTATTGTGATTTTCCATGATTTTAAAATGCATACTAGATATTGAAGCTAAAATAGAAGAAAGAGGTTTCTTTAAGATTCCTTATGTCTACTCTAAAAATGCCTCCATATACCTTCTTATTTTGCTAATTTATGCTTTAAATGAACTTGTGTAGATCTTGCCAAAGGATTTTGGAAAAACTACAGCTGCAGACAGTCATAATTCTATATATGAAGATCACCTGATGTGCATGCAAGTAAGGACTTATATTTTCACCCATTTGATTCAATATGAAAAAAAGCTTCCCGCTTCAAACAtataatgagagagagagaaatgaagtacaaaattaattttgttttatccATTACTGCTGTCTTAAGTGCAAAATTACCGACCTTGCACTGAGTTTAAATTGCTGAATTTCGATGTTTTTTATCTTGTTTTTCGGGTTCTCTGCAATAAATTACAATAGATTTATACTGGCATAATGATATGATTATTAAGTCTGTTGTTTGCTTGAAATTTTCAGTTTAAGGCACTGTAAGATAGATAGTTACTTATGTTTTGCATCAAGGTCTTTAATTTCCTTGATATATAGTTATATACTCATTGAACTTTAAGTTTTTCATGTTAAGGTTGGCATACTTATCAATGATTCTTAGGTAAACTAGTGTTTTGCATTAAGGAACTTCTTTGATAATCTTCAGCAATATAACGTTTTTCAGCATGAAGCCGGTCACTTTCTAGTTGGCTATTTGCTTGGGGTCTTGCCCAGAAGATACAAAGTACCGAGCGTGGAGGATCTATTGCGGGACAAGTTTGCTCGTGGGAACGTGGAATTTGTTGGCTTTGAATTTCTTAGAGAAGTAAGTGCAATCATCATGTCATTACTTTTAATTTATGATAATTTGCagaaaatttatgaaaattgtttttatgttttacaTGTAAAACTTCTTATTCTATTGAAAGAATGTCTGAATTATTAATGACTTGCTTGGTAAAAGACAATCTCCATCATTTGAAAATCAGTTGACTCGAAACATCTACTATTCTAAAATAATACTGCCTTTGTTCTGTAAAAATAGTTCTAATTTTCGAAAACAAGAAACAAACGCTTGCCATTATTCATCTAGCTGTTAAAAGGTGGTTTAGCACATTAGGCTGACATGATATACTATTCCATTACCATTGTAGCCCCTTCACAATTGAGTTCCAGCATCCATCTAGAGCTAGTACTGAAATTTATCGATGGCTTTGATTATCAAAAATGGAAACTTTTAGCAAAATTGGAAACTTCTGGATTGTCTTATGTTTTTcccacattaaaaaaaatcttggtAACAGTTATAGTTAAATCCTGCAGGTTGGTATTGATCCCGTGTCAAATAGAAATTTCTCCAAAGGCAAGCTTAATAAAGAGGTTGGACATACTTATAGCTATTCTTTTCTCCTTTATTTTCAGCAACATCATCAGATACTTTTGTTTGGGCATTGCAGTGGGGAtggtttattataaaagaaatgaaGTGCTTTGAGAATATCtagaatataaatatacattagACACAAATATTTTGGTGGTGTGGGATGGTGGGGGGATGGGGATGAGTATCAATTCCAATTTATAACGATTATTGAACAATCTAATTGTTAAAGGATAGCTAAAAACACTTATCTGGTTTTTCCTAATTTCCCCTTAGCTTAGTTCTATTCTTTGCTAAGGTCTCGATGTCCAACAATAATTAGACAAAATGAATAAATACTCCTCTACAAATTGGACCCGTGACCATCAACTTCTTCCGCTGTTTGTGTAGCCACTCTTTGATGTTCATGAAGTTTTATTTGATCTCTTTCATTTCTTATTGAGATAGAAGAAGTTCTATTTTGATCTTTTGATAACTTTTCTGAAAATGGTTTTCTATGTCATAATTTGTGCATACTCAGTAACTTGTCATAACATCTAATGTTAAAGTTCTGAAACAGACTCTAAAAAAGTTTTCATGTGTGACACTTGGAGGCTTGGTGGCAGAACATCTGGTATTTGGATACTCAGAGTTATTGCACTCAGATGTTGAGAAGGTCAGTTGATGCATCTGTTTACACAATGCTTGCTTATGTCATATTTGTATGTGCGACTAACAGAAGCAAGGCAGTTGGACAGAGTACATAAGTGGCTGGGTTTCACCGAGGCTGAGGTCGATTTTGAGCACAGGCAGGCTGCAGAAGTTACGCTCTTAATATTGTTTCCCCAGATTGAAGCTCTGTCGAGGCTAGCTGAGGCCATGGCTTTGGGTAGATCACTTGGCTTTTGCATTGAGACAATAGAACATACGTTTAAA contains:
- the LOC130988437 gene encoding uncharacterized protein LOC130988437 isoform X4 — translated: MEVRILTVKEVSSAPGTGIQKHGVLAAQVKEGNAAVRRRRALMRLDRALEKGNCKAVLSLMKQFKAHPAGFLRGFGAAAAPKVSGRVSSFELARRSGISSLQIVIDAILHSLKRSLDFQLQEEEAEILPKDFGKTTAADSHNSIYEDHLMCMQHEAGHFLVGYLLGVLPRRYKVPSVEDLLRDKFARGNVEFVGFEFLRETLKKFSCVTLGGLVAEHLVFGYSELLHSDVEKLDRVHKWLGFTEAEVDFEHRQAAEVTLLILFPQIEALSRLAEAMALGRSLGFCIETIEHTFKLGTVSCQTSDFASSQHET
- the LOC130988437 gene encoding uncharacterized protein LOC130988437 isoform X1, which translates into the protein MEVRILTVKEVSSAPGTGIQKHGVLAAQVKEGNAAVRRRRALMRLDRALEKGNCKAVLSLMKQFKAHPAGFLRGFGAAAAPKVSGRVSSFELARRSGISSLQIVIDAILHSLKRSLDFQLQEEEAEILPKDFGKTTAADSHNSIYEDHLMCMQQYNVFQHEAGHFLVGYLLGVLPRRYKVPSVEDLLRDKFARGNVEFVGFEFLREVGIDPVSNRNFSKGKLNKETLKKFSCVTLGGLVAEHLVFGYSELLHSDVEKLDRVHKWLGFTEAEVDFEHRQAAEVTLLILFPQIEALSRLAEAMALGRSLGFCIETIEHTFKLGTVSCQTSDFASSQHET
- the LOC130988437 gene encoding uncharacterized protein LOC130988437 isoform X2, producing the protein MEVRILTVKEVSSAPGTGIQKHGVLAAQVKEGNAAVRRRRALMRLDRALEKGNCKAVLSLMKQFKAHPAGFLRGFGAAAAPKVSGRVSSFELARRSGISSLQIVIDAILHSLKRSLDFQLQEEEAEILPKDFGKTTAADSHNSIYEDHLMCMQHEAGHFLVGYLLGVLPRRYKVPSVEDLLRDKFARGNVEFVGFEFLREVGIDPVSNRNFSKGKLNKETLKKFSCVTLGGLVAEHLVFGYSELLHSDVEKLDRVHKWLGFTEAEVDFEHRQAAEVTLLILFPQIEALSRLAEAMALGRSLGFCIETIEHTFKLGTVSCQTSDFASSQHET
- the LOC130988437 gene encoding uncharacterized protein LOC130988437 isoform X3; translation: MEVRILTVKEVSSAPGTGIQKHGVLAAQVKEGNAAVRRRRALMRLDRALEKGNCKAVLSLMKQFKAHPAGFLRGFGAAAAPKVSGRVSSFELARRSGISSLQIVIDAILHSLKRSLDFQLQEEEAEILPKDFGKTTAADSHNSIYEDHLMCMQQYNVFQHEAGHFLVGYLLGVLPRRYKVPSVEDLLRDKFARGNVEFVGFEFLRETLKKFSCVTLGGLVAEHLVFGYSELLHSDVEKLDRVHKWLGFTEAEVDFEHRQAAEVTLLILFPQIEALSRLAEAMALGRSLGFCIETIEHTFKLGTVSCQTSDFASSQHET
- the LOC130988437 gene encoding uncharacterized protein LOC130988437 isoform X5; protein product: MEVRILTVKEVSSAPGTGIQKHGVLAAQVKEGNAAVRRRRALMRLDRALEKGNCKAVLSLMKQFKAHPAGFLRGFGAAAAPKVSGRVSSFELARRSGISSLQIVIDAILHSLKRSLDFQLQEEEAEILPKDFGKTTAADSHNSIYEDHLMCMQQYNVFQHEAGHFLVGYLLGVLPRRYKVPSVEDLLRDKFARGNVEFVGFEFLREVGIDPVSNRNFSKGKLNKETLKKFSCVTLGGLVAEHLVFGYSELLHSDVEKST
- the LOC130988437 gene encoding uncharacterized protein LOC130988437 isoform X6, whose amino-acid sequence is MEVRILTVKEVSSAPGTGIQKHGVLAAQVKEGNAAVRRRRALMRLDRALEKGNCKAVLSLMKQFKAHPAGFLRGFGAAAAPKVSGRVSSFELARRSGISSLQIVIDAILHSLKRSLDFQLQEEEAEILPKDFGKTTAADSHNSIYEDHLMCMQHEAGHFLVGYLLGVLPRRYKVPSVEDLLRDKFARGNVEFVGFEFLREVGIDPVSNRNFSKGKLNKETLKKFSCVTLGGLVAEHLVFGYSELLHSDVEKST